Proteins encoded within one genomic window of Halocatena marina:
- a CDS encoding helix-turn-helix domain-containing protein, translating to MTVFVEVSLPSDTFTLGEVLGTPGVQIELVECVPVEDSPVPYCWLTGESDTAAFERSVRSDSRVTTLTALERTITKTLYRIEWAADADGLLGAFCDHGLIVEHATGTGEEWVFQLRAPDQAALDAFHEEPRLTDLPLTIQRVVHRPAGSDKTTNTITPKQHEAVLLAFERGYFQVPRETSLTKLADELGISRQSFSRRLHRGLHGILAAQL from the coding sequence ATGACTGTCTTTGTAGAAGTGTCATTACCAAGTGACACATTCACACTTGGTGAGGTGTTGGGGACACCAGGCGTTCAGATTGAACTGGTCGAGTGTGTTCCAGTAGAGGATAGTCCGGTACCGTATTGCTGGCTGACTGGCGAATCGGATACGGCAGCGTTCGAACGCAGCGTGCGCAGTGATTCCCGGGTCACGACACTAACTGCTCTTGAAAGGACAATCACGAAAACCCTCTATCGGATCGAGTGGGCTGCTGACGCCGATGGTCTCCTCGGTGCCTTTTGCGATCATGGACTCATCGTCGAGCACGCCACCGGAACAGGAGAGGAGTGGGTGTTTCAACTCCGTGCACCCGATCAGGCTGCACTCGATGCATTCCACGAGGAACCACGGCTCACAGATCTCCCGCTGACGATCCAGCGTGTCGTCCACCGACCCGCAGGAAGCGATAAAACAACCAATACGATTACGCCCAAACAGCACGAAGCAGTCCTCCTCGCGTTTGAGCGTGGCTATTTTCAAGTCCCGCGAGAAACGTCACTAACCAAACTGGCAGACGAATTAGGAATCAGTCGGCAATCGTTCTCTCGGCGACTTCATCGAGGGTTGCACGGCATTCTTGCAGCACAACTCTAA